ATTGCCCGGCATGTGATGACGTATGGAGATTATCTGACACCCCTGGAAACCATGGGACTGATTCAAGGTATTGGGGCGGATGATCTGATTCGAAGTGTTCGGGAGTTGCAGGCTTTTGAAGATTACAATACTTATTCACTCATCCCCAGAAGCTAAAGAAGTGAAAAATGAATCATGGTGTATACCTTGAAAAGCATATTTTAGGTAAAATATTCAATAGTGTTGATTATCAATCATTTAATTCGTACGTTTAAAGAAAAGGTTGATCGGGAAATGGCACTTCCAAAAATGAAAAAGCTCTATTATTCCATCAGTGAAGTCAGTCGCATCACGGATGTAACCCAGCCCACACTACGCTATTGGGAAAATGAATTCCCATTTTTACAACCAGGCAAAAACAGTGCCGGAAACAGGATTTATAAAGAGTCGGATATCAAATTAATTTTTTTAATTAAGTATCTGCTTTATGTACAGAAGCTAACCATCAATGGTGCCATCGATTATATACAGGAGCTTCATGATAAAAATGCCCTGAATGAAGCTTTGGATTCATTTTATCCACCGAAAAAGGGTGCTGAAAAGAAAACAACAGAAACTAACATGCCTGCAACACAGGAAGAGCAAGTAAATCAGACAAATAAACCTCAGGAATCTGCAAAAGAGATGCATTCAGGAATTCTAAACCTACTGATGAAAATCAAGGAAGAAATTGATACACTTAATCATGAACTGGAAAAAATACAGTATAAATTGGATTGATTTTAAAGGGAAAAAACTCTATAATAGCAAACTTTCGGAGCGTAGCGCAGCCCGGTAGCGCACTTGAATGGGGTTCAAGGGGTCGTAGGTTCAAATCCTATCGCTCCGACAGAATAAAGAAAGGGGATAGCTCCCCTTTTTTAATTTCAGAGTTTTTTAAGAAACTTTAAAAACTAAAAATAATTAGTTAAATGAAGATTTTAGTTGACAAAGAGAAATGTAAAATAATAGATTTAGGTAGATTGTCAAATAGAACATTACATTAATTGAACAAGTGGAGGATCTCAATGGGGGTTAGACGTCAAAATGTGAAGAAAAAGGAAGATCCGATTTGTTCACCAGAAGCCCTGAAAAAGTTATCTTCAACCTTCAAGGTTTTGGGGCATCCTGCAAGAATCAAGATCTTCCGGGTCCTGGATGGGAAAGAGTACAGCGTGACTGAGATTCAAAATCTCATAGGGGAAGTTCAACCCGTCACATCCCAGCATCTTAAGATCATGGCAGATCATGAGTTGCTTTTGTGCCGAAGGAATGGAACCCATGTTATGTACTCCCAGAATGCTTCCGAATTTAACCGGAAGTTATCATCCCACATTGTTCGCGAATTAATGAGCGAAATATCTCAGGACCAATGAGTGCCGGGCGGGGGGTGTTTTACACCCCCCACAATTATTCTCCCTTTCCAAAATGTTCTGATTCTTCTTCTTCTTTCTTATTGATTATTATATTGTTTATGTTTACAATTCATCATGAATAAATCACTACGTGAAATGGAAGCAGTCATTAAAACATATTCATTAAGTCATACCATACTTTGCCTTCATATGTCGTTTAACCGCTTGTCCCGTCTTATTCCGTCTCCCGAAACTTTTATCGATCTTCTCCTATTTCATGGAATAACACTCATTGTTCCCGCCCACCGTTATGGGAACCAGGTGCATGATGTCCACCAGCTAAAGATTCTGCAAAATGGCAATGATGACCAACCAGAATATATGAACAATCCACAGCCCTATTCAGGAGACATGGATCCGGAAGAAATAAGTCCGCTGATGGGAATCGTAGCCCGACGAATTGCTAAGCGTGGTACGTCACATATTGGATTTCATCCTGAGAATGCTTTTGCAGGAATAGGACCGGCAGCAGAGAAAATTATAAAAACACAAACTCCCTGGAATGTGTATGCTCCTTATGATATCCTCATGGAGGACACACAAGCAAGAATTGTGTTGATAGATGTTGATTTAAGCAAAGCAACGCCCATCCATTATGCTGAAATGAAGGCAGGCAGAAATCCCTTTATCCGGTGGTACAAAGACAGTACCAATCAAGTAAAACCGATGCGGGTGGGGGGATGCTCTGATGGTTTTGAACAGTGCAGACCTTACCTGAAAGACCTTGAAAGCGTTTGTCAAACAGGTTTATCAACCTGGAGGATATATCCTTTCCAGGCATTTATCAATCGTATGTCGGATCTTATTGGGGATTTCCCGGAGATCACCCGGTGTGATAAGCCGATGTGTCCCCGATGCAGGGATAGTATTGCCGGAGGTCCCTATTTTTCATTTTTTTCCATCAGCTCTCACTTGCTGAAAGGCGATCATTCCTTCTGTGAACGGGGGAAGGTGATGGGAATCAAGTCTTCAAAGTAATCCACAAAATGGACCTTTTGAATACCCTCGGTGATTTTAGGATTCAGATCTTCATAATCCGGACGATTATCAGACGGCAGAATCAATTCCCGGATTCCAACCCGTCGGGCTGCGATGGTTTTTTCCTTTACCCCTCCAATCGGTAAAATCTTTCCTGTCAGAGACAATTCCCCCGTCATGGCAATATCCCGGCGGACAGATTTATTCAAGGCCAGGGAATAAAGAGCCAGAGCCATGGTAATTCCGGCAGATGGGCCGTCTTTGGGTGTGGCTCCAGCCGGTACATGCAAATGGATGTGATTTTCACGAAAAAAGTTTTTTACAGATTTTTCATGAGGATGTTTGTCTATATATGACCTAACATAGGAATAGGCAATATGGGAGGATTCCTGCATTACTTTTCCCAGCTGACCGGTTTGCTGGAAACCTGCAGATTTGCTCATGACAGATGAGGCTTCAACATAAAGGGTTGTTCCCCCAAGGGGTGTCCATGCCAGACCCAGCACAATACCGGGTTTTTGTCTCGTATAGAGTTGTTCTGTTTTGTAAATAGGTTTTCCAAGGAATTCTTCAAGGTTTTTCTGATTCACCTGAACTTTATGGTTTCCTTTATCTGCCTGTAAAAGTGTCGTTTGACGCATGATTTTTTTTATCTGATTTTCCAGATTTCTCACGCCGGCTTCCCGGGCATATTGTCCTGCTATCCGTTTGATGGCTCCATCACTGATGGAAATATCCTTAGTAAACAACCCGTGTTCTTTCCGTTGCTTTGGAATGAGAAATTTTTTGGCGATTTCCACTTTATCTTCCAGAATATATCCCGGCAATTTGATAATCTCCATCCGGTCCAGCAAAGGGGATGGAATGGTGTCAAGCTGGTTGGCTGTGGTGATGAAAAGGATGTTGGATAAATCATACCGGACATCCAGGTAGTGATCCAGGAAAGACTGATTCTGTTCGGGATCCAAAACCTCCAAAAGGGCTGATGCCGGATCTCCTTGATAACTGATGCCGATTTTATCGATTTCATCCAGCATTATGACAGGATTGGATGTCCCGGTCCGTTTCAGGCTCTGGATGATTTTTCCCGGCATGGCACCGATATAAGTGCGCCGGTGACCCTTAATTTCAGCTTCATCGCGCATTCCACCAACACTGAAGCGGTAAAATTTTCGGTCCAGGGCGTTGGCTATGGATCGGCCTACAGAGGTTTTTCCTACACCGGGAGGACCTACAAGACAAAGAATAGACCCGGCAACGCGTCCTCTTTTAATGATTGTGCTGATAACTTCCAGGATGCGTTGTTTTACATCTTCAAGACCGAAATGCTCCCTGTCCAAAATCTCACGGGCTTTGTGGATATCCAGGTTATCCCGGCTGTAAAAACCCCAGGGAAGATCGGTGAGTGTCGTCAGATAGGTACGGGTCACATGAAATTCTGCAGAAGCAGGCTCCAGAATGCGGAGTTTATCCAATTCTTCCTGAACTACCTGTAGGGCTTCCGCCGGCAATGTAAGGGATTTTATCTTTTCTTCAATTTTTTCGATTTCTGCTGTTTTATCATCCTTTTCCAGACCAAGCTCTTTTTTAATTGCCTTCAGCTGTTCCCTGAGGAAAAACTCTTTTTGCTGCCTGTTGATCTTTTCATCAATCTGTTTCTGGATTTTTTCCTGAAGCTGGGCCAGTTCAATTTCTTTACGAAGGAGTAGAAGGAGCTTTTCCGCCCGGCGATTTAAATCGTATGTTTCAAGAATTTCCTGCAGTTCCGATGACTCTGCTGACAACATCTGGGCTATCAGATCCATTACCAGACCCGGTTTGTCGTAACTAATCTGGGATAATACCATCTTGAGTTGTTCTTTCATCAATGGATTCAGGGCGATCAGTTCTTTGACATTCGTCATAACAGACAGGGTGTAGGCTTTAAGGGAATCCGACATCTCATCCTCATTATCCCGGACGGGAGTTACAGTCCAGCGTGTAAAGTCCGGATGATGAATTTCCCGGACCTTTTTAAAACGTGAAATAGCCTGGACGATTAAATGGGCAGAATCATCTGTAATCTGAATGATTTTGATAATTTTCAGGATGGATCCGGTTTCGTGCAGACGGAATGTTTCATGCTTTGGGTTATCTGAATTTTTAACAAGGGAAACTCCCAGAAAATTGCCGTCTTTTTCAATAGCATAGCGAATTTCTTCCACATGTGACTGCCCGTTGAAAGTGATGGGAAGGGTAATGCCGGGAAAAACCGGACGATTATAAAGGGGTAATATGTTCAGATTATCCGGGATGATATCCGAAACAAGAAGCAATCCCTGTTGATCCTTATCCGTATTTGTATTGATATCGTATTCTTTCATTGAATTCTCCTGCATTCATTTAAATCTGTAATTGGACAAAATGATCCACACTGTATGACCGGTTTACCGTTTCATTTAACCAATTTATTATTTCTTTTCAGAAGATATGTTCCAAATAAAATCATGGCCCCCAGAAGGATAATCACCGGACCGGCGGACAGATCCAGATAAAAGGAGAGGATAATCCCACTTTGAGTTAGAAAAATACTAATCAGGACGGAGAAGAGGAGCACACGCCTGAAATCATTGAGAAAAATCATGCTTAGCAGCGGAGGTATGGTTAACAGGGCAATGACGAGAATAATTCCCACAACCTGAATCAATGTCACAATTGTCAACCCCGTCAGAACAAAGAGAATCATCCGGAAAAGCCGGACCGGAATATCCTGCAGCTGCGCAAATTCCTCATCGAAGGCGATAGATAAAAAATATTTAAAGAAGCCGAAAATAATTATCAGAACTGAAACTGTCAGAATGGACATCCATATCAGATCCTCTGGCCGGACCATCAGAATATTTCCGAAGAGATAGGACATCAAATTGGGAGTATAGGATTGAGGAGAAAGACTGATCATTAAAATACCTGCTGCCATACCCACGGACCACAGAATGCCGATATAAGCATCCTGTGAATTAATCTTTGAAGGTTTGTAATACCCGAGAATCAAAGACGCGATGACAGCAACGGCGTAAGCTCCCAAAATGGGACTCAGACCAAGCATAAAAAAGAGTCCAAGCCCCCCAAAGGCAGCATGACTGATCCCCCCGCTGATAAATACAAGGCGTTTGGTGACCACAAAAGTACCCATAACACCACACATTAGGCTGGCTAAAAAACCGGCAAGCATGGCATTTTTCATAAAGTCATAGGATAGAATGTCAAGTCCCATTATCTGCGTCCGTTATGTGATTTTAAAACCCGGTGGGGTACTCCATGAGCGATAAGGTCTACCGGGCAGCCATAGACCTTTTCCAGGGTTTCTTCCGAAACTTTCCCCACATCATGGATATACAGCTCCTGATTCATACAGGCAATATGTTTTACTTCCTGAGCAATTGCCGAAGCATCATGAGTAACCATGACAATTGGAATATGTTGATTCAATTCATGGATAACTGACTGGAAAATCTGTCGGGATTCGGAATCTATTGAAGCAGTGGGTTCATCGAACAGCAGAATACCCGGATCACCAATAATAGCCCGGGCTATAAGTACCCGTTGCATTTGTCCCCCAGACAGTTCACTGACGGGCTTATCCAGAATAGAATCCAGCTTCAATTTCTTTGCCAGTTCAACAGGTTCTTTATCCGATAAACCCCGGGAAGGGCTTAAAAAACAATACTTCTTCAAATTCCCCATTTTGATCACATCCAAAACCCTGAGGGGGACATTCTGGTCAAAATTTGAAAACTGGGGGACATACCCGATTTTCTTTTCCAGAGAGGGAGGATGGTAGGTGATTTTACCACGGATGGGTGTCAGCAACCCTGCGATCACCCTTAACAAGGTTGTCTTTCCCCCACCATTCGGTCCGATAATTACAAGGTAGTCCCGGGGTGTAATTGTAAAACTGATATTTTTTAGTATCAGATTATTCGGGCGATATCCGAAAGAGACATTGTGAATTTCAATAACAGTATTCGTCTTATTCATCATGGTTTAACCAGAATTGTTGTCATTGTTCTGATGCTTTCCAGCCAGTCATAAGTCAATGGGTCTGCCTCTGCCAGCCCGGCTCCTGTTTCGTGTGCCAGTGCTTCAGCGCTCTTTTGATTAAATCCTTTCTGAACAATAATTTTTTTATGATCATGTTCATGGACCTGACGGGAGATCTGCATCAAATGTCCGGGACCTGGTTCGTGTCCGCGGGTCTCAATCGCAATTTGAGACAAATTAAAATCCCGGGCAAAATACCCCCAGGACGGATGGTAAATAAAAAACTCACGAACCTGATGTTCCCTGATCAAATGCTGTATACTATCCTGAAGGGTTATAATTTTTTCCGAGAGCCGTTGTGCATTTTGACGAAAGAGAAGCGAATCCTCCGGATAAAACTCATGGAGAAAACGTGTCAAGTCTTTCAACATCTTATTCATGAGGATTGGGGACATCCAAAGATGGGGGTCGTGATCATCTGGAGTGTAAGAGACGTTCAGGGCTTCCCGGTATAGGTTGAACACGGGGATATCCTTGCGTCTGTTCACATAAGGAAAAATATGTTTGGTTTCAAACAGAAAGGCCGGATGACCGATCAGAAAAAAGGCATCGGACCGATTCATTTTCATCATTTGGGATGGTTTTGGAGAATACACTGCCGGAGACTGACCATTAGGAATCATGATATTTACGTCAAAGCGATTTTCACCTGCAATCTGATGAATAAAGTACGCCTGTGGAGGAATACTGACAGTAATCACTGGAGTGTCAGCATATACAGGTAATAGCTGTAACATCAGAAGGATAAGAATACCGGGCATTATTCTCTTTTTCATTGCATTTCTGTGATTGATCCGTTGTTTATTCGTTACAGAATTTAGTACATTTTAAAAATTGAATAAAATGATATGAGACTAATGATAAAAAAAATAATTGTGCTTCTTGCTTTAGGGCTGTTTTGGATCAACTTTCTGCAGGCTTCTGTTTTGCTGATTCCAATGGATGAGACTCAAGCAAACCATTTAAAAGCATACGGTATCATGTATTGGGTTTTGGAACAGGGTTGGGAGGGGGATTGGTTGCTCAATTATCGGGGAGGTTCTTTCAGGACAGATGATATTTCCTCCATCCGGGAAGTGTGTGTCATCAGGGGTGTTCGCTATGAAATTTTAAATGAAAGTCAAAACCAGCGCATGGAAGAGGAGATAGAAAACGAAAACATGGATATCGTCAAACTGGAGGTGGCGCCGAAAATTGCTGTCTATACGCCCCCCAACACCATGCCCTGGGATGATGCCGTGACTCTGGCTCTTACCTATGCGGAAATACCATATGATAAACTGTATGATTCGGAAATATTGCAGGGGCGGTTGGCTGATTATGACTGGCTGCATCTCCATCACGAGGATTTTACGGGTCAATACGGAAAATTTTATCGCTCATACAAAAATGCTGCCTGGTATATTCAGGAAGTCCGGACCCAGGAACGTATAGCGGCAGACCTGGGTTTTTCCAAAGTATCAGAGTTGAAACTGGCTGTCGCTGAAAAGATTCGCAGTTATGTTTTGGACGGTGGTTTTTTATTTGCCATGTGTGCGGCAACGGACAGTTATGAGATTGCCCTTGCAGCACACCGTACGGACATCGTTCCGTCAGTCTTTGATGGAGATGGGATTGATGAAAATTTTGAAGAAAAAATGGATTTTGACTATACCTTTGCATTTGAAAATTTTTCCATCATCACAGATCCGAACATTTATGAATTCTCAAACATTGACATCCCACCGGGATATGATCCGTATGCCATTGATATGAATACAGATTATTTCTCCCTTTTTGAATTTTCTGCTAAATGGGATCCTGTCCCCGCAATGCTCACCCAGAATCATGAATCCCTCATCCGGGGATTTATGGGGCAGACCAGTAATTTTAACCGGGAGCTGATAAAGAAGCATGTCCTTGTGATGGGGGACACACCGGAAACAAAGCGGGTGAAATACATCCATGGGAATGCAGGCAAGGGGACCTTCACCTATTTGGGAGGCCACGATCCTGCAGATTACCGCCATTTTGTGGGGGATCCGCCGACAAATCTGGACCTGTATAAAAATGATCCCGGATACAGACTTATATTAAATAACATTTTATTCCCTGCTGCAAAGAAAGAGAAACGAAAAACTTAATATCTTATTCCTTGAATTTGAATTTCATAAGAGTTATTATTGAACACGTGAATAATAAACATACAATATTCTCATCAGGAGAAAGTGCAGCCATGTCGGGTGAAGATGTTGATTTCATTCAGGACTTTCACGATGGCTCATATTTGATAAGTATAATCCATAAACAATCCAAAGAAGAAGGAGAAGTCTCATGAGAAAAGTGCTATTTCTCTTGTTGGCTTTTGCCGTAGTAGGATATGCGGCACAAGCTAACTTAGAAGGAGACGTGTTGCTTCTTCCGAATCCAACGCAGGACGCGGATTTTGCAGTATCCATTGATGATGGTTTTACCATTGGTGATAATGCAGGATCCCAGGTCCGCGATTTATGGGTCGGAAGCGACATCAACGGCAACGGCATATTGGAAGTCATTTTGGCGACCTATGACGGTGGCGGTGGTAAAGCATACGTCTATGATGTAATTGCGGATAATACCGTGGAACTTATTGGCGAATCGGATGCCTTTGGCCTGGGTGCAGGGACACTTCGAGACGCCAAATGGGGAGATCTTGATGGTAATGGTTCAGCTGAACTTATTATCAATATCAACTCTTCCGACGCTTCCACAGCAGGTATTTGGGTTTACGAATGGGATGCCACAGGTGATTCTTTACTGGATGGCTTTCACATTCAGGTAGATGATATTACTGGAAACCGCTGGTTATCCGAAAGCATGTATATTTCAGATGTTGACCAGGATGGAGTCCAGGAAATACTTGTCGGAAATAATGGACTGAGTACATTTGACAATGTTTACATTGGTTCCATTACTTCAGGTACCTTTGCAGCCGGTGATGCTGTATGGACAATTGAATTTCAACATGGAAAATCAAGTGAAACATTGCCATTTGGCGGATCAGCCTATGGTCCCGTAGTGGGCGATATGGATGGCGATGGAAATTTGGAAGCCCTCTTTTCCATCTGGGATCACGGTGCCCTGTTTATTGTAGAAGCAGATGGTCCGGATACTTATACGCCTCATGCCTATGTGCAGACCGATCTGGATCTCCGGGACGATTTTGCGTTTTATGATTTCCGGGTTGCCGATCTGGATCAGGACGGTCGTGATGAAGTCTATGTGTCCCTCTATGATGCAGGTGCTTTTAATGTTGTGACCTGTCCTGAAGGGACTGATTTATCCGCTTTGACCACGGCAAATGTCCACCCCATCGGATTGATGGGTTCCACCGGTGGATTTGGGCAGTCTTTTGGTGATCTGGATGGTAATGGTCATATGAATTACTATTCTACCAATGGCGGATCCACCATTTATAACTGGGAATTTAAAGGTGGCGATCCCACCGACTCCACGAACTGGGTCGCGGCTGAACCCATTACCAACGAACATTTTGACGGTATTATGCCCCTCCAGTATGCTGACGATCTGGATGGTGACGGATACGATGAAATTTATGTTGGAAACATGGGTACATCCGATCCCGCATTGGCGGTCGCCATTGAATTTGTACCCCCTGCTGTTTACTTCTCGGAATATATTGAGGGAAGCAGCAATAACAAGGCTCTGGAAATCTACAATAATAGTGACGAAACGGTCTATTTGGATAATTTTGCATTTCCAAATACCAATAATGGTGCAGATACACCGGGTGAACATGATTATTGGAATACCTTCCCTGAAGGTGCCACAATTGCTCCCGGAGATGTCTATATCATTGCACATCCTTCAGCAGTTCCAGAGATTCTGGACCAAGCTGATATGACTCACCTGTATCTCAGTAATGGTGATGATGGATTTGCCCTAGTATACGGAACAGAAGACAGTTACGTCATTCTGGACATTATCGGAGACTGGGGTGCAGATCCCGGTTCAGGTTGGGATGTGGCCGGTGTGACAAGTGCCACGGCAAACCATACTCTGGTCCGTAAAGAAACAGTGACGAACGGAAATCCGGACTGGGCAAGTTCTGCAGGGACCAATGCCGATGATTCCGAGTGGATTGTCTATCCTCAGGATACATTCCGCTATCTGGGATCCCGTGTATGGGTTGCCCCCGATCCCATCACTCTGAAAACCCGGTGGGAAATCGGAGTTGATGCATATTCATTCTTTGCCAATGATAACAATACTCGCGGTATGGCCATGGCACCCGATGGATCAAAAATCTATGTTCCAAGTAGAACTGGCGGAGCCAACATTTACATTATGGATCCGGCTACCGGTGATTCATTGGGTAAATTGGACATGACCGGTGTAACCGATGGTTATTATGGTATTGTCTTGACCAATGTTGCTGTGGATACAACGGGTATTATTTACGCGTGTAACCTGGCTAGTGGCGGTGATTTCAAAATCTATCGCTGGGCAGACGAAACATCTGCGCCGACTGTCGCTTATCAAGGTGCT
This window of the Candidatus Neomarinimicrobiota bacterium genome carries:
- the lon_2 gene encoding endopeptidase La yields the protein MKEYDINTNTDKDQQGLLLVSDIIPDNLNILPLYNRPVFPGITLPITFNGQSHVEEIRYAIEKDGNFLGVSLVKNSDNPKHETFRLHETGSILKIIKIIQITDDSAHLIVQAISRFKKVREIHHPDFTRWTVTPVRDNEDEMSDSLKAYTLSVMTNVKELIALNPLMKEQLKMVLSQISYDKPGLVMDLIAQMLSAESSELQEILETYDLNRRAEKLLLLLRKEIELAQLQEKIQKQIDEKINRQQKEFFLREQLKAIKKELGLEKDDKTAEIEKIEEKIKSLTLPAEALQVVQEELDKLRILEPASAEFHVTRTYLTTLTDLPWGFYSRDNLDIHKAREILDREHFGLEDVKQRILEVISTIIKRGRVAGSILCLVGPPGVGKTSVGRSIANALDRKFYRFSVGGMRDEAEIKGHRRTYIGAMPGKIIQSLKRTGTSNPVIMLDEIDKIGISYQGDPASALLEVLDPEQNQSFLDHYLDVRYDLSNILFITTANQLDTIPSPLLDRMEIIKLPGYILEDKVEIAKKFLIPKQRKEHGLFTKDISISDGAIKRIAGQYAREAGVRNLENQIKKIMRQTTLLQADKGNHKVQVNQKNLEEFLGKPIYKTEQLYTRQKPGIVLGLAWTPLGGTTLYVEASSVMSKSAGFQQTGQLGKVMQESSHIAYSYVRSYIDKHPHEKSVKNFFRENHIHLHVPAGATPKDGPSAGITMALALYSLALNKSVRRDIAMTGELSLTGKILPIGGVKEKTIAARRVGIRELILPSDNRPDYEDLNPKITEGIQKVHFVDYFEDLIPITFPRSQKE
- a CDS encoding metal ABC transporter permease; amino-acid sequence: MGLDILSYDFMKNAMLAGFLASLMCGVMGTFVVTKRLVFISGGISHAAFGGLGLFFMLGLSPILGAYAVAVIASLILGYYKPSKINSQDAYIGILWSVGMAAGILMISLSPQSYTPNLMSYLFGNILMVRPEDLIWMSILTVSVLIIIFGFFKYFLSIAFDEEFAQLQDIPVRLFRMILFVLTGLTIVTLIQVVGIILVIALLTIPPLLSMIFLNDFRRVLLFSVLISIFLTQSGIILSFYLDLSAGPVIILLGAMILFGTYLLKRNNKLVK
- a CDS encoding ABC transporter ATP-binding protein, translating into MMNKTNTVIEIHNVSFGYRPNNLILKNISFTITPRDYLVIIGPNGGGKTTLLRVIAGLLTPIRGKITYHPPSLEKKIGYVPQFSNFDQNVPLRVLDVIKMGNLKKYCFLSPSRGLSDKEPVELAKKLKLDSILDKPVSELSGGQMQRVLIARAIIGDPGILLFDEPTASIDSESRQIFQSVIHELNQHIPIVMVTHDASAIAQEVKHIACMNQELYIHDVGKVSEETLEKVYGCPVDLIAHGVPHRVLKSHNGRR
- a CDS encoding zinc ABC transporter substrate-binding protein codes for the protein MPGILILLMLQLLPVYADTPVITVSIPPQAYFIHQIAGENRFDVNIMIPNGQSPAVYSPKPSQMMKMNRSDAFFLIGHPAFLFETKHIFPYVNRRKDIPVFNLYREALNVSYTPDDHDPHLWMSPILMNKMLKDLTRFLHEFYPEDSLLFRQNAQRLSEKIITLQDSIQHLIREHQVREFFIYHPSWGYFARDFNLSQIAIETRGHEPGPGHLMQISRQVHEHDHKKIIVQKGFNQKSAEALAHETGAGLAEADPLTYDWLESIRTMTTILVKP